The genomic segment ACCGGCGAGTGCAGCGGGAGCAGGGTGACCGCGGTACCGACGGTGATCCGCTCGGTGGCACCGAGCAGGTAGGCCGCGAGCGCCATCGAGGACGGTGCCACCACCGAATCCAGGAAGTGGTGCTCGGTGATCCAGACGTCGTCCACCCCGAGCGCGTCCGCCTGCTTGGCCAGCGCCACCGAGCGCTGGAGCACGTCGGTGTCGGACTGGCCGGCGTCCCGGTGCGAGCCGAGCAGTACCCCGAACCGGACGGAATCGGCAGCTGACATGGCAGGGCTCCCTTCCTTCATGCGGGCACGGACAGCACGACGTGGTAGGCCCGCATGTCTTCGGCCTCCCCGATGGCCTTGCCGTCGACCTCGACCCAGGCGTGTGCGCGGAACGGCTCCGTGCGAACGCCGGTGCGCCAGTCGGGCCAGGTTCCGGCCGACCGGCAGAGCAACGCGGTCGCGATGGCTCGCTGGAGGCACTGCTGTCCGGCACAGCGCCTGCTCACCGACACCACCGCCTGACGCGCGGCCATCGCCTGTTCCGCGGTCGGACGGCGGGCACCCGACTTCGCCAGTTCGAGCGCCCGGCGGAGCCGGAACGGCTTGGCGTGCATGAGGATCCGCGCGACGGCCACGGCGGCATGAGCGACGAGGCGTTTCGGAAGCGGGACCCGGTCGGCGGTTTCGAGGGTGATCGGCAGGGTCATCCCGTCACCAGCTTCGCCTGTCGCAGCGCACGCGTGAACTCGGAGACCGTTTCGGCGACCCGCTCGGCGTCCGCCGGGTACCGTGCACACAGGACAGTCGTCGCGTCGTCCGGCTGCTTCCCGTCGAGAAGCGTGCGGATGACCACCGCCGCCGTCGTGTTGAGCTGCCAGTACCGGCCGGATCGCTGGTCCAGCAACACCATTCCGCTGTCGGTTTCGGTCACCGAAACGTGGTCGGCCAAGGCGAGGCTCATCGCTTTCCTCCAGCTGCGGTGGTGAGCGCGGCGACCGACCGCAGCCAGGCCTCGCAGGCCAAGGTACCCAGCAGCGGCATCAGGTCGCGGGACGCGGGATGGGGCGCGAGCAGCGCCCGGCGGAACGCGGTGGCGTCGACCAGGCCGAACCGCTCCAGCTCCATGTTTTCGCACTGTTCCAGGAGCTCACGCTTGTGGTGGGCGAAACCGGCGTAGACGTCGGCGCTGAACTCACCCTTGGTCGGCCTCCCGAGCACGTGCCCCGGCACGACCGGCCGCATGGCCTCGGCCAGCACCGGCTTGTACCTGTTCGCCGCGACGCGGTCCCGCAGCCGGATCGACAACGCCGCCTCGACCACCCGGTCGTCGACGAACGGCGCGTGCCAGCTCACGTCGTGGCGGGCGCTCATCCAGCTCGCCCGGCGCACCCCGTCGCCGCAGACGCGGACCATGTCGAGTGTCGCGTGCTGGGCACGCAACGGAGACAACGGCTTCGGCGTGCGCCGGGCGGCGGCGAGCAGGAGCGCACGGTTCAGTTCGACCGCGCGCGAAGTGGTCCACGGCGGCATCCTCGGCGGCTCACCCCAGCCCATGCTGGGGTGGGAGGTCTTCGGCAGCGGCTCGGTGAGCGTGCGAGCACAGTCGGCCAGCCAGCGCGGGTAGCTCGTGTTGTCGCCGAGGAAACGCATCGCACGGCCCAGCGTCCAGCGGCGCAGGCTGAGATTGGACCGCAGGTGCGGCAGGTAGCTCAGCGGTGCGGTACGCAGCAGGCTGTGGTCGTGCTGGGGCAGCACGTAGAACAACTCGTCCCCACCGTGACCGGTCAGGTGCCTGGCCACGCCGTGTTCCGCGAGCAACCGCACGTGGTGGTGGTGCAGTCCGTGCGTCCGCAGCCAGGACGACGGTCCTTCCGCGTCCGGTTCGGGTGTCAGCGCGCCCTCGAGGTTCATCGGCGCGTCGGCGCGCGCGATGACCAGGTGTTCGGCGTCCGGTAGGTCGGCGGCCGCCCTCGAGGCCCAGACCACATCGTCGTTCGCGCTGTCCACTGCTTCGAACCTCGTCGTGAGCAGGTCGCCGGGGTGCTTCGCGAGAAGGAAGGCGAGACTCGTGGAGTCCATGCCACCGGAGAGGTCCGAGCTGGTGCGGCCGGGCAGCGAAGCACGCGCGGCCACCCCGGCTTCGAGCGCGGCCCTGACCTTGGCCACCCCTTCCCGCAACGGCAGTTCCGGCTCCGGAATGGTCCACCAGGTCGTCATCCGGCAGTCGCCGTCCGGGGTCAGCGTCAGGTAGCCATCCGGCGGTACCCGCTCGATGCCCTCCCAGGCGCACTCGTCCTCCAGCGGCCACGGTGGCGCCGTGACCATGAGGTAGCGGGCGAGCAGCGACTCGTCGAGGCCCGTTCCGGCCAGCGTCGCCAGTGTCTGCGGCCGGTCGGCGAGCACGGTGGTGCCACGCACCCGCGTGTGGAAGACCTGGCAGACCGCGGAAATCGAGCCCTGCGCGCGAACTCGTCCACCGAACGCCGCCAGCAGATGACTGCTCCCCGGCAACGCGCCCGCCAGCCGGTCCAACTGCGAGAGATCGTCCACGCGCTCGAGTTCCGAACGCAGTTCCGCCTCGGTGATCCCCGGCCAGCCGAGCAGCACGAGCACGCGGTCACCGACGCGGGCGGAGACGATCTCGTCATCCCGCCAGTCACCGGCGATCCACGGCCGCCCCGACGGATACGCGATCGTCCGGGCGGACGGCTCGGCCGATCCGGCGACCGCCCGGCCGGGCTCGCTGTCCGGGAAAAGGGTGAATCTCACTTTCAGCCTCCAGCGGCGATGCCGAAACAGCAGCCGGTTTCGTCGTTCTCAGTGGCACCCCGTGCCGGTGCGGGAAAAGAACACCGCACCGGCACAGGTGTGTTCAACGCAGGCGGATCAGCAGAAGATCAGGCACTGCTTGTTGTACTCGTATCCTCGGCCACCGCCCCCGAGGGTGACCTCGTCGAATTCGCCGACGGCGGTCATGGCGGGCGGCTCGTAAACCGTGGTTTCCTCGATCATTCAGCTCAGCTCCCGATTCGGTGATTGATGGAACGTGCGCTCAGTCGCACCAGATGAGGCAGCGCACGCCGGGCTCGAAACCCCAGCCGCGCGAGCCGAGGGTCACCTTGTCGAACTCGCCGACCTCGACCAGCGCCGGCGCTTCGAACACAGTGGACTCGTTGCTCACGGTAACCAACTCCTTCGCGAGGCGGGCTTTCCGCCACGAGAACGACGTTGCCACCTCGACGTGGCAGTCGCGTTGCACCGCGGTGGCACCGGATCAGCCTGATCGCAGCACCGCCGCGCAATCCGCCAGTGAAAGTCGCGGGTTCCTGTTCGCGTGTTCGGCGGCGACTCGTAAGGTCAGCGGCAGTCCCGAACACACTTCGACGAGTTCGATGAGGCCCTTCGGCTCGACGGCGCAGCGGCGCGGACCGAGCAGTTCCCGGAGCAGGGTCGATGCCTCGTTTTCGCTGAGCGGCGCGAGTTCGAGTCGCTCGGCACCAGTGGAGGCGGCCGGTCCCGGCAAGGCGTCGACGCTGGTGATGAGCACCACGGGCGCGCCGCCGGGCAGCAGTGGCCGCACCTGTTCGGCGCTGAGCGCGTTGTCCAGCACCAGCAGCATTCTCCGGCCTCTCACCAGGCTTCGGAAGAGGCCGCTCCTGGCGCTCACGTCGGGCGGAAGGCGATCAGGACCGCCGGCACCGGCCAGCAGGATTTGCAGCGCTTCCAGTGTGCTGAGACCGGTGAGATCCACGTACAGCTCCCCGTCGGGGAAACGGTCTTGATGTCTTCGTCCCCAGCGCGCCGCGAGCGCGGTCTTGCCGACCCCGGGAGGGCCGCTGATGACCATCGGTGCGGAACGAATCCCGTCCAGTAGAAGAAGTTCCTGCTCGCGCCCGACGAAGCGGGGCACCTCAGGCGGTAGTTGGTGCGGCTTCGCGACCGGGACGGCCGATCCCGGTCCATCGGCGAGGATGCTCCGGTGCAGTTCGCGCAGCCGGGCGCCTGGGTCGGCTCCCAGGTTTTCGGCGAGCACGACGCGACATCGCTCGTAGGCGGCGAGCGCTTCGGCCGGGCGGCCCGCGTCGTGGAGTGCACGCATGAGTTGAGCCCAGAAGCCTTCCTGCAGCGGGTTTTCGCCTACCAGGTAGCGGAGTTCCGCGATGACGCCGGTCGGCGCGCCGGCGGCGAGGTCGCATTCGATGCGGCGCTGGACGGCTTCGTAGTACTGCTCGAGCAACGCCGGTACCACTTCGCGGTGCAAGGATTCACTGGAGACGTCGCAGAAGGCCGGTCCACGCCACAGCGCGAGTGCCTCGCGGAGCAGCGGGGATTCGTCATCGGTGCCGGTGGCCGCCGCGGCGCGGACCAGCAGGGCGCGGAAGCGGTGGAGGTCGATGCGATCCGGCTCCATTTCCAGGCGGTAGCCGTGCTGACCGGAGGAGATGACCGAAGGCTCCGCCGGGACATCGAGCAAGCGGCGGAGGCGTTTGATGTAACCGCGGATGGTGGTGCGGGCGCCGGGTGGCGGTTCGCCGTCCCACAGGCGATCCGCGATTTCGGTCATCGAGACCGGTCTGCCCGGCCGGAGCGCCAGCGCGGAGAACAGCGCGCGGAGCCTGCCCGCCGGCACGGCGATGAGCTTGTCGGATTGGTCTGTCCGCTCGACCTCGAAAGTGCCGAGCAGGCGCACACGGAACAGAAGCACAGAATCCCCCAGATTCTCTTGATCGTCTTCCGTCGCAACGAGCGATGCGGTTTCGGTTGGCGACCGTGCTGGAGGTTAACCACGGCGGGCACACGCCTGGTATATGAGCAGAATACGGGTCAGCGGCCGGAAGAAGATGGTTCCATCCCCGCCGCGCGCTGCGGAAAATAGTTCGTCGACGACGCGGCTTCGCCGCAAGGATTTCCGCTCCAGCAAGGGTTCCGCGCCCAAGAAACGAACGGGAGATGGGCTGACGGCCCGTCAGCGCGCGCCCCTCAATCGAGCCGGGCGTTCAGGGTGCTCATGCCGTTCTCGTTCGAGATGCCGCGGAACAGTTCGCGGGCCTCTTCCCAGACGGCCCTGGCCGTGCGGTGGTCGCCAGCGGCGCTGTGGGCGTCGCCGAGGGCGCGCAGCGTCCGCGCCAGGTAGGGGATCGAGCCGCGGGTTCGCCACACCCGGACCGAGCGTTCGAGGGTGGCGATGGCGGCGGGCAGGTCTCCTTCGGCCAGGTCCAGTTGCCCGAGCACACTGAGCGCGTCGGCGAGGTAGTGGCCGAAGTTCCCGTCCTCGCTGTAGGCCAGCGTGAGTTCGGCGGTCGCCCTGGCCCGCTCGTCCCCGATCACGGCGAACAGCTTCGAGAGGTAGAGCAGCGAAAACGTCTCCAGGTAGCGGTAGTTCAACCGCCGTGCCATTTCGAGGGAGCTCTCCAGCAGTTCCTGGCCGCCCGCGGTGTCACCGCAGAACGATTTCGCCGCGCCGAGGAACTGGGTGATCGTCGTGGTGTAGTGGGCGTTCCCGAGCGCCCCGGCGATCTTCATGCCCTGCAGCAGAACTTCGTGCGCCCCTTCGGGGTTGTCCTCGCCGTGGATGATCGCCATCACGTGGTAGGCCCGTGCCTGGCCGCCGAGGTAGTCCGCGCCGGCGGCCGTCCGCAGAGCGCGTTCCGCCAGTGCGAGTGCTTGCGCACGGTTCCCGCCGGCGGTCATGCTCCAGGCCAGTGTCGCCAAGGCGTCGGACGTTCCGGCTGGATCGTCCAGCGTGGTGAACAGGTCGAGGAGTTGCGAGGCGTCGGCCCGCATCCGTGTCATCGCCGGTCCGGCGCCCGCGGGTGAACTCCAGGTGGTGACCTCCAGGAGGCCGCGCGTCAGCACGGCCTCGCCGCGCTTGTCGCCGGTCTCCCGGCAGAGCGCGAGCGCCTGTTCGTGCATGCGCTGCCAGCCGTCGTACACGCCGCGCACGTTGAGGTAGGTCTCGGTGGACCCCGCGAGGTCCCAGGCGAGCTGGGTCAGCCGCGCTTCGCACGCTTGGGCCACCCCCGTCATCAGGGCGGCGTGTTCCGCACCGAACCAGGCCATCGGGTCGGCCAGCAACGGGCCGGAGACCGCCGCGGGCAGCCGCCAGCGTGGTGCTTCGCTGTGCATGAGCGCGTAGCAAGGGCCGGGGACGTGCTCCGCTGCGGCTTCCGCCAGCGCCAGCCACGCGCCCAGTGCCCGCGCGAGTGCGGCCCGGCGCTCGGTCTCGGTGTCCTCGCGCCGCGCCTGCTCGCGCGCGTACAACCGGATCAGGTCGTGGAACCGGTACCTGAGCCTGCCTGTTTCGTCGGCCCCGGTCAGGTTCAGCAGATGAGCGTCAACCAGGGCTTCGATCTCGCGCTCCGCCTGCCGCACCGGAACGTCGAGGAGAGCCGCCACCGCCCAGGAGGCGAAGTCGGGTGCGTCGAGCAGCCCGGCCAGCCGGAACGCCCGCTGCGCGCCCACGGGCAGCATCCGGTAGCTCATCTCGAATCCCGCGCGGACGTCGAGATCGCCCGCGACGAGCTCGTCCAGCCGGTGCCGTTCCTCACCGAGAACGCCGGCGAGGTGGGCCAGCGTCCACTGCCGCCTGCTGAGGAGCCTGGCCGCCGAGATGCGCACCGCCAGCGGGACGCGACCGCACAGCCGGATGATTTCGCGGGCCGCGTCCGGGTCGTCCTGGACGCGTTCGTCACCGACGATGGTGCTCAGGAGGTCCATGGCCTGGGCCGAGGGCAGGACGTCGAGTTCCAGCAGGCTGGCGCCCTCGAGACCGACCAGCCGCACCCGTCCGGTGAGCAGCACGGCCGTGCCGGGGCTCCCGGGCAGGAGCGGCCGCACCTGTTCCTCACCGGCCACGTTGTCGAGCAGGACGAGGACTCTGCGACCGGCCAGGCAGCTCCGGAACAACGCCACGCGTTCGTCCAGGGAATCGGGTATGCCGGTACCGCTGATGCCCAGTGCGAACAGGAACCGGCTGAGCACGTCCTCCGGGCGGACGGGGTCGGCGGAGGCGCCACGCAGGTCCGCGTGGAGCTGGCCGTCGGGGAAACGACCGGCGATCCGGTGCGCGACGTGCACCGCGAGCGTGGTCTTGCCCAAGCCTCCGAGGCCCGCGATGCCGGCCATGGCGACGGTGCCCGGCCGTGGGCCGGTGAGGACCTCGATGAGCTCGGCCACCTCGTCGTCCCTGCCCGTGAAGTCCGCGATGTCCGGCGGCAACTCGGCGGGAGTGGGCGTGGCGGGTGCGCCCGCGAGCCTGACCGCGACGCGGGGAGCGAGGTCGAGGGAAGGGTCCTGGGCAAGGATTCGCTCCTGCAGGTCATGCAGTTCGTCGGCCGGGTCCAGGCCGGTTTCCTCGATCAGGGTGGTGCGGGCACGGGTGTACTCGGCGAGCGCGTCCGCCCGTCGCCCGCAGCGGTACAACGCCAGCATCAGCTGTGCGCGGAGGCGCTCTCGCAGCGGGTGCTCGCGGGTGAGCGCGGTCAGCTCTCCCAGCAACTCGGCGTGGCGTCCCAGTGCCAGGTCCACGGCGATCCGCGACTGCAGCGCCGACAGGCGGACCTCGTCCAGCCGTGCGGCCTCCGCGGCCAGCATCGGGACGTCGGTCATACCGGTGAACGCGGGCCCGCGCCAGAGTCGCAGCGCCTCGTGCAGGCGGCGGGACGCCTCGTCCGGCGCGCCGGCGGCCTCCGCCGCCCGCCCCGCGTCGGCCAGGTGTTCGAACGTCGCCGCGTCGAGCTCGTCCCGGTCCACCGGCACCAGGTAGCCGGCGCCTTGCCGCAGGACGCGAGCCGGGTCGCCCAGCTGCCGCCGGAGCCGGTGGACGTAGGTCTGCACGTTCTTGGTGGCGCTCTTGGGCGGGGTGTCCCCCCACAGCGCGACGGCCAGCTGATCCTCCGAAACGGGGTGACCCGCCCGGCTCAGCAGCACCGCCACCAGCACTCGCGCCTTGGGCGTGCCGAGGTCGAGCTGCTGCTCGTCCTCTCGCCACACCGCCAGCGGCCCCAGTATCCCAAACCTCATCGCGCTCCCTCGGCTGGGCTGGACGTACTGTACGTCGACAGCGAAGGCGCGATGCACCAATTGTCGGATTTCCTGCCCTCGCCGTCGTGCCGGTCGGGGACGGCGAAGCACACGCGAACGAATCCCGGCCCGCGTTCACCGACTCGATGGCGTCGACCTGCTTGACCGCCGCCGCAGTGTCCACATGCGACAGAAGACCTCCGGCTGTGGCGGGATCATGGCAGCCGAGGGTGCTGAAGTCGCGGTTCTCGTCGGTGGTGATGGGCTACCGCCGGCTGGCCGGCGCCGTGTAGCCCGGGCCACCGCTGTCGCCCGGGGCGATGATCGCTCGTGGGCTCATAGCCTCGTCGAGGTAGCAGGTTTCCGTCGTTCACGCAGAGGAGACCGCCGATCGGAAAATGCCGGGCTGCTGCTCGAATGCTCCAGTCAGGGATTGTTCGCGGGTGTTGATCAGGCCGAGGTGGCCTACGACGTGACCACGACACCGCCGATGCCGTTGCGACCGGCGGGTGAACCCACCAGTTCGACACTCACACCGGACCGGACGGGTTCGCCGAATACGGCAACGATCGCGTCGGTCACCCCCGACACCAGCCGAGCGACGATCTCCTCCGCGTCCGGCCGGCTGAACGCGGCCTCCTTGATGCCGAACAGCACGCTCGGCGAAGGCGCCTGCGCCGGCTTGCCGCCAATGCCCCACCGCCGCGATCAACTCGGTCTCGCGCCCGGCGAGGTCGTCCTCCAGGACGTGCTCCGTGGCCCTCAACATTCGGCCCCGCCGACGAGCCGCCGGAAGCGTCCGTAGGGCTCCGCGTCGATCAAGGTGACGTGGACGGTGGCGCCGTTGGGCACCTGGTAGGTCCGGTGTTCGCCCGGTTTGGCACCGGCCAGTGCACGCCCGAGCGGCGAGTCCGGGGAGTAGACCTCGAGATCGTCCTGTCGCGTCTCGTCGCGTGAGCCGAGCAGGAAGGTCTCGGCGGTGCTGGTGTCGTCGTACCGGACGGTGAGCACCATGCCCGGTTCGGCGATCCCGTCGTCGGGTGGGTCTTCGCCGACGACGGCTTCGCGCAGGATGTCGTCGATCTGGCGGATCCGGGCCTGGCGGTGGCGTTTCTGCACGAGGCTGTCGGGATCGTCACTGCCACAAGCGTTCTCCGCACCGACCAGGCCGGCGCGCTCCTGGACCAGGCTGCGGTGGGCGTGGGGTGTCAGCCACGGACGGACTGAGGTGGTCATGGTGATCTCCTTCGGAGGGCGTTCGGGTTCGCGGGTCTCCGGTCGGCCGGTGCGCGGCGGGAGAAGGGCGCCCGCGTCGGTGGCGAACCAGGTGGCCGCCTTGAGCAGGATGTCCTTCTCGGTGCGCAGCAAGGCGTTTTCGGCGCGGAGCCGGATCAGTTCGGCCTGCTCGTCACGGGTCACTGCTTCGGATGCGGTTTCGGTGTCCGGGTTCATGTGCGGTCGTGGTGGTTCAGCGGAGCGGGTCGAACGGGCGCAGGGCTTGGGGCTGTTTGCCGGTGGTGATGTGCTCGGCGAGCAGGCGTCCGGTGACCGGGCCGTGGGTCAAGCCCCACATGCCGTGCCCGCCCGCGACGAACAAGCCCGGTGCGCCTGCTGCTCCGATCACCGGTCGTCCGTCCGGGGTGACGGGACGGGAGCCGACCCAGACGTCGGTGCGCTCCTCCCACCGGATCCCGGTGAGCAACGGGCGCGCCGACGCGATGATCGCTTCGACCCGAGCCTGGTCGAGCGGTGCGTCCGGTTCGCGGAACTCCATGGTCCCGGCCACGCGGAGGCCGCCGCGGTAGGGCGTGCAGGCGACGCGGATGTCCGGCAGGTAGATCGGGCCCGGCACGGGATCCTCGGTCGGCACGGTGAAGGAGTAGCCGCGCCCGGCCCGCACCGGGACGGTGACGCCCCATTGCCTGCCGAGTTCGCCCAGCCACGCCCCGGTCGCCAGGATGACGGCGTCGGCGGACAGGGTCTGCCCGGTGGCCGACCGCACGACGAGCGCATCGGCGTGCTGACGCACCGAGGCGACCGCGAAGCGGTGGCGGATGGTCCCGCCACGGCTGACGACCGACCGCGCCAGCGACTCGGCGAAGCGACCCGGGTCCACGTACCGCTGGCCGTCGAGCCGGACCCCGGCGCCGTTGCGGGCGGTCACCTGCGGGAACTGCTCCGCGAGGTCGGCGGCGGTGAGCCCGGTGCAGGAGATCTCCTGCCCGGCTTCGCGCAGGCGCCGCAGTTCCGCGAGCAGCCCGGCCGCGCTCCGGGTGTTCTCGAACACCGCCGTGATGGGTGCGTCGATCGTCGGCGCGTCGACCCCGTTAGCGGTGAGCACGTCGAACGCTTCGAGGCACTCGTCGTTCAGGGGCAGGTTGGCCCGCGCCGCGCGGGTCCAGGACTTGCCGGTGCAGTTCGCGGCGAACCGGGCCAGGAACGCCCACAGCCGGGGATCCGGCGTCGCGGGGACGTGCAGCGGCGCCTGCCGGTCGAGCAGCGTCCGCAGTCCGTAGCGCAGCACACCCGGCTCGTTGAGCGGGATGGCGAGCCCGGGGGAGAGCCAGCCGGCGTTGCCCCAGGACGCGCCCGCGGCGATGCCGGTGCGATCGACCACGGTCACCGGCACGCCGCGTTCCTGCAGGAACCACGCGGTCGACAGGCCGACCACGCCGGCGCCGATCACGATCGCCGAGCGCGGGCCGCCGTCGATCCGGTCGAGTTCGGGCATGAGGTCCTCCGTGGCGCGAGTGGTGCTTGTGCTGCCAGGGTGACCCGGATCGGGGCGCCGGTGCTTGTCCGGAACCGACAACCGGGCGCGGCCCGCTTGTCGGTTCCGGTCAATCGGGCGGGTCGGAGACGGCGAGTTCGATGATCATCGCGAGCCGCTTCGCGGGTACGTCGAGCTGCAGGGTGGTGACCTCGTCCATCTTCCGCAGGCGGTAGCGGATCGTGTTGGGGTGCACGCCGAGGCGCTCGGCGGCCTGCGCGAGGTCGCCCTGGGTCTCCAGCCACGCGCGCAGGGTCGGCAGGTAGCTCGTGCCGTGCGCCGCGTCGTGGCGGGCCAGGTCGGAGATCGGCCCGCGGGCCGGGGCCCGGCCGGCCGCCGCGGCCGCCCGCAATCGCAGTACGAGGATGTCGTCCCAGGACTCGTCGTAGGCGATCGCCGCGCCGGTGCCCGGCCGCACGTCGTGGAGCGCGACGCATTCGTCGGCTTCCTGCCGCCCGGCCGGCAGTTCGGCGACGGCCGCCGCGGCGCTGATCCCGGCGACGACCGTCACCTGGGCGGGCAGGGCGGCACCGATGGCGCCGACCCATTTCCGGGCCGCGGTGACGTCTTCGCCGGGCAGGACGGTGTAGACGGTGTTGCTGAACAGCGTGCTGCGCCCCGGGCGCGACCAGCCGAACCCCGTGGTGGCGCGCTCGAACGCCAGCAGGAGTGCCGCGTGGCGCTCCTCGGCGATGTGGGCCTGCAAGGCGATGACGCGGAACCGGCCGGGCGGCAACCCCAGCCTGCTGAGCACCGAAGCCGCGTCCGGGGTGCCCTCCAGCAGCCGGATCACCAGGTCGGACTCGACCTGCCGTTCGAGGTCCGCGCTCGCTCGCGAGCGCAGCAGGTGCAACCCGACCGTGCGGGAACTGTCCCGCAACACGGCTCGCCGGGCATCGTCCAGTGGATGCTCGCACTCGACCCAGATCGAGCCCAGCGACTCCCGGCCGGCGCGGACCGCGACCACCATGCGCCCGGTCAGTCCGTGCTCCGGCGCCGCCTTGACGAACAACGGCTCGTCGGACTCGGCGAGGTGGGCGAACACACCCCGCCGTTCGAACAGCCCGCGTGCCCGCTCCGGCACCCGCCGGCCCAGGATCGTCTCGAGCCGGACCTGGTCGGCTCCGTGCTGCAGGCTGGAATAGGCCAGGACGCGGGAAAGCTGGTCCTCGATGGTCACCGTGCTGCCCAGCGCGTCCGCCAGGCTGTCGGCCAGGGCGAACAGATCGGTCGGCCCGCGTCCCGACTCGGTCTCGCGACCTTCGAGGACCAGCCCGTAGACGACCCCGGCGATCGCGCCCCACGACACCTCCGGCTCGACGGCGAGCACCGCGACCCCGCCGGCCTCCGCCGCCGCGATCGCCTCCGGTTCCAGCGGCGCGGCTCCCCGCACCAGCACGACCGACGCCCGGGCGGCGGCCGCCAGCCCCACGGCCGCGCGGGCCGAGTCCGCTCCGACCGCGAGGAACACATCCCCGCGCAGCTCGCGGGACTCAGCCGGGTCATGCACCACCACATCGCGCAACGAGACCTCCCGCGAGACCGGGCAACAGCACAGCCGTACTCCGTAACCCCCGAGGACATTCACCAGCCGGTCCAGCGTCACCATGACCCGTTCCTACCCCACGTGGACGGCGGAGAACTCGCCTGCCCGGTCACGGCCGGACGTGGTCGCGATCAGTCCCGGGTCAGGTGGGCTGACACCTGCCAGAGGCGCTGCGCGGTGGCCGGGTCGAGGGCAACGAGGACGCCGCGACCCCTGAGGTGCTGGAGGAACTGGCGAACCTGATCGAGCGGGGCGAGCTGCGTATCCCGATCGCCGGGACGTACCCGCTGGCCGAGGTGGGCTTGGCCTTCGCCGAGCTGGAGAACGCGCCACACGCACGGCAAAATCGTGCTGACCCCGCCGTGAAACGAGCGGCCTCGTCGCACCGACCACGCGGATCCCGCGGCCAATCTGAGCGTGGGGACACGCCGTGCAGGGCGGTAAGCAACTCTCCTCACCGGCGGCCGAGGAGGGGCCTCGGCCGAAAGTACGACCCCGGCCGCTTTCGCGCTGCGGTGCTGCCCGCGGCGGTCCTAGCCTCTGGCCATGCCGACCCAAGGAGAAGATCGCATGACCGACGGCCGCAGTTCGCGCATGATTCCGAGGACCAGGGGCGCCTGTGCGCTGTACCTCCTGGTCGGTGTCCTGGTCACCGCCGGGCCGATCTGGCGGATGGTCGAGGTGGGGGAGGCCGCCGTGCTCCCGGTGGTGGCCGCGGTGGCCGGCGCACTGGTGATCGTGACCGCCGTCATCGGTCTCGTCTGGCCCGGGTCGCGAGGCCGGTAGCAACGCGCTGGGGCGTGCGCGGAAAACGGCGTTGCCTGGCGGGGGAGGCG from the Amycolatopsis magusensis genome contains:
- a CDS encoding lasso peptide biosynthesis B2 protein — translated: MTLPITLETADRVPLPKRLVAHAAVAVARILMHAKPFRLRRALELAKSGARRPTAEQAMAARQAVVSVSRRCAGQQCLQRAIATALLCRSAGTWPDWRTGVRTEPFRAHAWVEVDGKAIGEAEDMRAYHVVLSVPA
- a CDS encoding lasso peptide biosynthesis PqqD family chaperone — protein: MSLALADHVSVTETDSGMVLLDQRSGRYWQLNTTAAVVIRTLLDGKQPDDATTVLCARYPADAERVAETVSEFTRALRQAKLVTG
- a CDS encoding asparagine synthase-related protein, which gives rise to MRFTLFPDSEPGRAVAGSAEPSARTIAYPSGRPWIAGDWRDDEIVSARVGDRVLVLLGWPGITEAELRSELERVDDLSQLDRLAGALPGSSHLLAAFGGRVRAQGSISAVCQVFHTRVRGTTVLADRPQTLATLAGTGLDESLLARYLMVTAPPWPLEDECAWEGIERVPPDGYLTLTPDGDCRMTTWWTIPEPELPLREGVAKVRAALEAGVAARASLPGRTSSDLSGGMDSTSLAFLLAKHPGDLLTTRFEAVDSANDDVVWASRAAADLPDAEHLVIARADAPMNLEGALTPEPDAEGPSSWLRTHGLHHHHVRLLAEHGVARHLTGHGGDELFYVLPQHDHSLLRTAPLSYLPHLRSNLSLRRWTLGRAMRFLGDNTSYPRWLADCARTLTEPLPKTSHPSMGWGEPPRMPPWTTSRAVELNRALLLAAARRTPKPLSPLRAQHATLDMVRVCGDGVRRASWMSARHDVSWHAPFVDDRVVEAALSIRLRDRVAANRYKPVLAEAMRPVVPGHVLGRPTKGEFSADVYAGFAHHKRELLEQCENMELERFGLVDATAFRRALLAPHPASRDLMPLLGTLACEAWLRSVAALTTAAGGKR
- a CDS encoding lasso RiPP family leader peptide-containing protein, which translates into the protein MIEETTVYEPPAMTAVGEFDEVTLGGGGRGYEYNKQCLIFC
- a CDS encoding lasso RiPP family leader peptide-containing protein: MSNESTVFEAPALVEVGEFDKVTLGSRGWGFEPGVRCLIWCD
- a CDS encoding AfsR/SARP family transcriptional regulator; translation: MLLFRVRLLGTFEVERTDQSDKLIAVPAGRLRALFSALALRPGRPVSMTEIADRLWDGEPPPGARTTIRGYIKRLRRLLDVPAEPSVISSGQHGYRLEMEPDRIDLHRFRALLVRAAAATGTDDESPLLREALALWRGPAFCDVSSESLHREVVPALLEQYYEAVQRRIECDLAAGAPTGVIAELRYLVGENPLQEGFWAQLMRALHDAGRPAEALAAYERCRVVLAENLGADPGARLRELHRSILADGPGSAVPVAKPHQLPPEVPRFVGREQELLLLDGIRSAPMVISGPPGVGKTALAARWGRRHQDRFPDGELYVDLTGLSTLEALQILLAGAGGPDRLPPDVSARSGLFRSLVRGRRMLLVLDNALSAEQVRPLLPGGAPVVLITSVDALPGPAASTGAERLELAPLSENEASTLLRELLGPRRCAVEPKGLIELVEVCSGLPLTLRVAAEHANRNPRLSLADCAAVLRSG
- a CDS encoding AfsR/SARP family transcriptional regulator, with amino-acid sequence MRFGILGPLAVWREDEQQLDLGTPKARVLVAVLLSRAGHPVSEDQLAVALWGDTPPKSATKNVQTYVHRLRRQLGDPARVLRQGAGYLVPVDRDELDAATFEHLADAGRAAEAAGAPDEASRRLHEALRLWRGPAFTGMTDVPMLAAEAARLDEVRLSALQSRIAVDLALGRHAELLGELTALTREHPLRERLRAQLMLALYRCGRRADALAEYTRARTTLIEETGLDPADELHDLQERILAQDPSLDLAPRVAVRLAGAPATPTPAELPPDIADFTGRDDEVAELIEVLTGPRPGTVAMAGIAGLGGLGKTTLAVHVAHRIAGRFPDGQLHADLRGASADPVRPEDVLSRFLFALGISGTGIPDSLDERVALFRSCLAGRRVLVLLDNVAGEEQVRPLLPGSPGTAVLLTGRVRLVGLEGASLLELDVLPSAQAMDLLSTIVGDERVQDDPDAAREIIRLCGRVPLAVRISAARLLSRRQWTLAHLAGVLGEERHRLDELVAGDLDVRAGFEMSYRMLPVGAQRAFRLAGLLDAPDFASWAVAALLDVPVRQAEREIEALVDAHLLNLTGADETGRLRYRFHDLIRLYAREQARREDTETERRAALARALGAWLALAEAAAEHVPGPCYALMHSEAPRWRLPAAVSGPLLADPMAWFGAEHAALMTGVAQACEARLTQLAWDLAGSTETYLNVRGVYDGWQRMHEQALALCRETGDKRGEAVLTRGLLEVTTWSSPAGAGPAMTRMRADASQLLDLFTTLDDPAGTSDALATLAWSMTAGGNRAQALALAERALRTAAGADYLGGQARAYHVMAIIHGEDNPEGAHEVLLQGMKIAGALGNAHYTTTITQFLGAAKSFCGDTAGGQELLESSLEMARRLNYRYLETFSLLYLSKLFAVIGDERARATAELTLAYSEDGNFGHYLADALSVLGQLDLAEGDLPAAIATLERSVRVWRTRGSIPYLARTLRALGDAHSAAGDHRTARAVWEEARELFRGISNENGMSTLNARLD